The Magnolia sinica isolate HGM2019 chromosome 11, MsV1, whole genome shotgun sequence DNA window tgatgtttatttgagatccaacctttttataagttaaaaaagacatggaataaggtaaagcataaatattagcttgattgaaagcttctgtggcccaaagaggttttaatgaaaggcgttcaatctccattgttttctatagtggggtggacttgaaatttggatctttctcattctttgaattatgcactaaaatgacatcacgaaatgaatggatggtgtggatacaatacatacatcatggtggcgcccatgGAAAGTagcgacgtcacttcagtaggaaaAGAAATAATTTGAAAATAACGTTTACCCTTACCCTTACGTGGTCGAGTGCGCGCAAACGGAGAGAGACGGCTAACGGAATTCCAAGAAAAAGAGCATTAATTGTAAGGGAATATGCTCTTTGTATTCAACGAATTGTGTTTCACCACGTCGCTTCAGTAGCCAGGCTactggctactgaagcgttcagtatctaatccggTCCCAAGTAATGGGAGCCACCCAATTTGCCTTTCCTCTTTCTATTTGGATGGGCCCCATCAATTTAAAAGTGGGACCCAGCATTTTCGGCCAATGAAACACCTGAGTAGTAATGGTTAAACCATAGAAATCGTCTATATAATAGCATGTGTTTGAGAAGATAAAAAGCACCAGTCTCTTCAGCTTGTTTGGACTCAAGAACTCAATATTTCTCTTCATAGGtatctaaatttatttttattttattttattttattttgggcctgtttggactTAGATTTCAATATTTTTCTTCAATGCTATGAGGTAAAAACACATTCAAAATCAAATATCTTTTTGTTTTTCATGTATTGTACAAGGTTTGCCAGCACTGCTCTCCCACTGTTGCTTGTTTCTTGTGCCTTGTCAcaaggtgatccagaccgttcatctgatagGACCCACAGTGGACTGGCCACATGgtatatattatatttgtacTGGCCAAGTAAATAATTTGCAGAAAAATATCAGAAACAACGAGAATGTTGAGAAATTTGAGAGGCTGTATCAGCTGATGCAATATGGATATTTCAAACCATGCATGTCACCATCCATGGTGGAGCCTACAAGACTGCCAGATTAATGGTTTCGATCACCATGTTGTGACTTCTGCAAGCAACAATTGAAGAACAAACAACGGCACGAGTATTCTAGTCCATAACATGAGTGGATTGACTTACATGGGTTCATGTAAACAGAACAGCTTAAATGGAGGGATTGCATGAGAATGGAGATGCACTAACAGTAACAAAGTTCATGCCTACCTTAGTCCGGCCCTCTGAGAAAACCGATAATGGGTTCTATTTCCTCTCAAACCTCGATCAGAACATCGCTATCATCATGCCAATGGTACACTGCTTTAAGGCAGATGAGAGAAAGAGTGACAATGCCAGTGAAGTGCTCAAGCAATCCTTATCCAAGGTATTGGCCCATTTCTATCCGTTCGCCAGTAGCCTTACAATCGGTTCAGATGGGAAACTGATCGTGAAATGCACCGGAGAAGGAGTGCAGTTCATGGAAGCAGTTGCAAACCATGAGATTGAAGTGTTAGGCGACATCACCATCCCGAAACCTGTGACACTGGGGAAGCTAGTACATACGTTTCCAGAAGCGAAGAATGTCTTAGAAATACCTCTGTTGACAGTGCAGGTATATACATTGtaaatacatgcatgcatatatacatatatattaactgatcatcaagtaggccctaccttcaatgggccatagcccaaaaaagaaaaggaaaaagcaCCCATTGGAGGATTCAAACCCTTCACAATTAGAGGATCCTGTtcattgaagagagagagagagagagagagagagagagagagagagagagagagagagagagaggatgatcTATGGAATTTTAGTTGATTTTCCTTTATAACCATTGATTTTATTTGCTGAAAAGTCCTCTAAgaaaatggttaggattgttcgatcaatgtgatttttgagatCGGAGCCTATCCAAGGTAAGGTCTACGTCATAgcttaaaaacccaaaaactcaaagCGACTCGACTCAATATTCATCCGGGTCAGGTCCGGTCGGGTTGAATCAACCCCACTCTTGACTCAATATCTAATAAATATAAACTAAGACTTCCAGGAATagtaataaatattaaaaataattgcATGTTATATAAGTATCAAAGAACTCAAAATGCAAAAGCCAAGTTGCACCTAGCTTTTTGGTGGGGAAGTCCTGGTTTGCTGCCCATGCTCATAATAatactattttttaaaattaaaaactcaGGCCAAGTCTCTACCAGTTGTGTCTAGTCGACCGAGTTATTGAGTCGACTCGATGGGTCCTCCTGAGCATGGTATTCAAGAACAGTTACGGTACAGCCATTATGGCCGTTATGGCCCTGTTAACTTATATAGCTAAATGAAGATGAAATAATGAAGAGATGAAAATATTTGAGGAGCACTTCTCTCCTAGGAAGTATATAGAACTTGGAATTTTCCTTAATTACCAAATGCTTTGCCAAGTACAAATATTTATATAGACCACCCCTGGGTTTCTCTAGACTTCTCTCCGATTAACTCCTCTTCTCATATTTTTAAGCTAAACttaataaaaacatatatattttcaAGGTTATATTTAACAAAAACAACAATAACACAGAGTCAATGCACAACACAATGTAATTCTTCTTTTTTCTAGACATGTATGCACAACCAACAATCCAGATGCATTTTCTAGACATGCATGCATACGTGCACATGGAAGTGTGTTAATTCAGTTGGCCCGTAACGTAATCACCATAAGGCtagccattatggccaccattaccgttattgaataccttgttcGGGGCTGAGTCGATACTAAAACTGAGTTTCCTAAAGACTTAGCTCAAAATCTCGCCAAATCAAGTTGACTAGGCCAATTTTCAATTTGAGTAGGTGACTTTTAGAACAATAAGGTCTATAGCatagtttaaaaacccaaaaactcgacCCGATATTCCTTCATGTCGAGTCAACTCGAAGATGACCTGACTTGACTCGATAGCAAGATTATAGAGGTCGCAAGTTCTATTTGTCCCatcaattttttatattttatttaaaatcaGCTTGTCAGGGGGAGTAAATCAGCATAAGTCTCcataatatctctctctctctctctctctctctctctctctctctctatatatatatatatatatatatattattaatattagaaTTGACTCAACCTGACCTGAAACCGACTTGACCTAACTCGACCCAGTTTAACCAGGTCCAAAAGGGTGAGACCCAAACCTGACCCGAATTATTAACAGATCCAACAAGTTGGACCCAGACCCATTAAAATCAGGTAGTGTCAATTGGGTACTCGCAGGTCcgggtacccattgacagcctaTCTGTTGAGGACAGAGGTTTTATAACCATTTATGAATGCAAATATGCATACCATGTAGCTATAATGAATGGATGCGCCAATCTTGATATGCATGCACGCATAAACATACTAAtgtatgtacatgcatgcatgcataatgTATATCCAGCCCTCAGTTAGTTTCCCTTAATTCTTCACAGTTCTCTTTTACATTGGTCTCTTAATATTCAGGTGACTCGGTTTAAATGCGGTGGGTTTGTTCTCGGAATAGCCATGAACCATTGCATGGCTGATGGGATATCTGCAGTGGAGTTTCTAAACTCATGGGCTGAAACTGCCAGAGGCTTACCGCTAACGGTTCCACCCTTCCTAGACAGAGCTATATTCAGATCTAGACAACTGCCCAAAATCGAATTCCCCCACCACAAATTCACAGAGATCGAAGATGTATCGAACATCACCACCCTCTACCAAGAGCAAGAAATAGTGTGCCGATCCTTCTGTTTTGACGAAAAGACACTCTCATTGCTCAAGAAACTAGCGATGAAGGATGGGATCATAACAAATTGCACAAACTTCACGCTGCTCATGGCATTGGTGTGGCGAGCCCGAAGCAAGGCGCTGAAAATGGAACCCCACCAACAGACAAAACTCCTCTTTGCAATCAACAGGCGGTCTAGATTCGACCCGCCACTGTCAAAAGGGTATTTTGGCAATGCCGTTGTCCTCACTTGCTGTCTGTGTAGTGCAGGTGAATTAGCAGAGAAGCCATTGGCCTCCGCAGTTAAAATGGTGCAAGAGGCAATCGAATTGGTGAGAGAAGACTATATCAGATCGGCAATTGACTACTTTGAGGTGACGAGAGCTAGGCCGTCATTGACGGGTACTCTTTTGATCACTACATGGACCAGACTGTCTTTCATCAGTGCTGATTTCGGTTGGGGAAAGGCCAGGCAGTCAGGACCTGTGACTCTACCAGAAAAGG harbors:
- the LOC131219461 gene encoding omega-hydroxypalmitate O-feruloyl transferase-like — encoded protein: MEGLHENGDALTVTKFMPTLVRPSEKTDNGFYFLSNLDQNIAIIMPMVHCFKADERKSDNASEVLKQSLSKVLAHFYPFASSLTIGSDGKLIVKCTGEGVQFMEAVANHEIEVLGDITIPKPVTLGKLVHTFPEAKNVLEIPLLTVQVTRFKCGGFVLGIAMNHCMADGISAVEFLNSWAETARGLPLTVPPFLDRAIFRSRQLPKIEFPHHKFTEIEDVSNITTLYQEQEIVCRSFCFDEKTLSLLKKLAMKDGIITNCTNFTLLMALVWRARSKALKMEPHQQTKLLFAINRRSRFDPPLSKGYFGNAVVLTCCLCSAGELAEKPLASAVKMVQEAIELVREDYIRSAIDYFEVTRARPSLTGTLLITTWTRLSFISADFGWGKARQSGPVTLPEKEVAAFLPLGKDQKSINLLLGLPVSAMDIFPELMKI